The nucleotide sequence TTTGTATTACATCTAATATGGGTTCTAGGTAATTCAGCGGTCTGGGGGCGCAGTGCCGTCATTCTTCAGGTCGGTACCCTGTATTTTGCGCCTCCCTGTGCTTACTCCCCTTCGCCGCACCGGCCACAGCGACGAGGGCTCAGCCCATTCACACTGCCGTCCTCTGCTCATTGTGTTTAATCACAACGATGAGGGTCAGAAACGGTTCCTGGTGCGGGACGGCGTGGCGCTGCACTTTCTGACGGAAGCCAGCGCCGCAGTGGCCTACGCGGCGATCGCCCTGCGTATGGGTGTGAACTGAAGCTGGATGCCGAGGTACCCGGGGCCTTCGAGCTGGCGGGCGCGCTCCGGGGGGCCGGCGTCGATGGCAGCTGCGGCGAGAAGGGAGAGGGTGAGGGATCTCCTGGACGTTCAGGCGCGCTTATTGAGGCGGGCGTCCAGGGCGTAGGCGCCGGCGCCGGTGAGGGCGAGGGCAACGGTGGCCGCGAGCAGGGCGAGGGGGAATTCCACGCCGTTCGGGTTGAAGAAGCCGGCTTTGAGGTGGACCAGGACGATGGCGCCGAGCATGTTGAGGGCGAGCAGGGCGGCAGCGATGCGGGTGCCGAGTCCGGCAATCAGGGCGGCGCCGCCGAGAAGTTCGATGAACGCGATGGCGGGCGCGGCGAGGCCGGGGAGGGGGATGCCCATCTGGGTGAAGGCGCCGGTGGTGCCGGGCAGGGTGTACATGAAGATTTTCTGGTAGCCGTGGGCGATGAAGATGACGCCGATGACGACGCGGAGGATGGTGAGGGCAAGGTCAACGCGCTGAAGGGGGGTGCGGGCGGTGGTGGGGGCAATGGTCATGGGGTCTCCTGTTCGTGAGGACGATGGTCGTTGGGACGAATTTTTGAGCGAAGGAAGGACGAGGAAGCTCAGGTCACCTCCGTCCTGGTCGCCTCGCCCAGCAGGTCAAGCAGCAACCGGAGCCGCTCAGGCGGCAGGTGCTGGAACTGTCGGCGGTGCAGGTCCATCAAGGGAGCGTCCAGGCGGGCCACGGTCTCGCGGCCCTGAGGAGACAGACGGGTCAGCAGCACCCGGCGGTCGTGCGCGCTGCGGGCCCGTTCGATCAGGCCCTGCTTCTCCATCCGGTCAAGCAGGCGGGTCACGTCGGGGTCCTTGTTGAGGAGCCGCCCCGCGATGTCACCACAGGTCAGGGCGTCTTCGCCGGATCCCCGCAGGATGCGCAGGACGTTGAGCTGCGTGAGGGTCAGCCCTTCGTTCTTGAGCAGCTGCTCGGTTTCGTCCTTGAGGCCCAGTGCCAGCCCCTGCAACGCGAGGTACGTCTGGTGCTCGAGGGTGGAGGCGGACGCGGAGGACCGTGTGGAATCGCTGATCATCTTCATTCCTTCTCTCCCTCCTTTGACATCACGATATTCGTTATCACGCATAAAGTCAAGACGGTAGCTCCTCTCGTGGCATCTCATGCGCCCAGCGTAAGCTTCAGGGGAACCTCATGGGCCCTCCCCTCAACGCTGAGGCCGACAAAGCATGAGGTCACCGATGCCCCTGGGTCGTTCCGCTCCGGCGGGTGTTCAGAATGCGTACACAGCAGAGACAGACTCAGACCGGGCCGTTGCGGACTCGCTGGTCGTCAGTCACGGTCAGGGCAAGGTCGCGTTTCAGGTCAAGGGTGCCTCTGCGGAACTCGCGGATGCCCTGCCCGAGGCTCCTCCCGAGTTCCGGAATTTTCCGAGGGCCAAACACCAGGGTGGCAACAAGAGCGATCAGGCCAATGTCCATGGGTCCAAAATTTATCGGGATCTCCTGACTCCAGGCGGCTGTGCCTGTCCTGTCAGGATAGAAGGGATCCAGCGGGCTGTCCTCAACGACTTTCACCGGGGACGGGACGCGGGCCCCCTGTGGTCGTGGCTGATTGACCTGTCGGGTGTATTTCTGACGGTCGTGTCCCTCACCGGCCTGGCGTTGCTGGTGTTCCTGAAAAAGATCCGGGCGGGCGCGCTGATCACCCTCGTGGCCGGCGGCGTGATCATGGTCGGCTTGATGCACTTCGGCGTCTGACCCCGCCCACGGGACGCCAGGGTGCAGACATGTCCTCGGTGACGTCCTGGCGCAGTCCAGCGTGCAGGTGATCCACAGGAGGGTTCATGCCACAGTCCAGACGTTACCGAAACGAGCCGGGCAAGCCCAGATCCGCGCACTCTCGCTGCCTCCACCTTCGAGCCGGCGAGCCTCAGGGCGCGATGATCAAGGCCAGGCTCCCGGTGGAGGCACGGTGGGGTTGCAGGCCCCGCCGTGGGTGAAGCCACCCGTCTCTGTCGTCCGTCGCCTGCTGTGTGGAGGTTCCCATGAGTGAGTTCTCCCTTCCTGACGGGGGGCGCGCCCTCCTGGCAGAGCGCTACCCCCGCCCGCCCAGGGAAGATCATGAGCCTCGAGTGGAGCTACGTCGTGTTCCACTCGCTTACTTCCCCTCCAGACGGGTGCGCGTCCGCTCCACTCTCTGCGCTCCTTGTCACGCTTTCCCTTCAGTCGCAGGAGAAGCGGCGTACCCCGCCGAGGGTGATGACACTCCGGAAACCCGGAGGGTAAACCGGCGACGGGTGAGTCTGAACGCTTCAGCGGGTGTGTTATCCCTCAAGGGCGCTCTTCGCCAGGTTGCGGAACCGGACAAGTTCTTTGCTCTCCGGATAAGCCTTCAGGGCACGGGTGGTCCATTCAAGTGTCTTCTGATGCTGCCCCGCTTTCGTCCACGCCTCGAAGGCCTCCTGCCGGTACAGGTAGTAGATGGTGGGCACACCAAGCGAAACCGCGCGGTCAAACTGCGTAGTAGCCACCTGGATATTGCCCAGTCTCAGGTTCGCTTTGGCCAGGCCCCACCAGGCGTACGGATCGTTCGGCCGTACTTTCACGTCCTCCATCCCATGCTGCCGGGCGTGCTGCCAGTTGGAGAGCAGGTCGAAATCGTTGCCCAGAGCGGCCTGCACCTGCGCTTCCCTGGCCGGTGGGTAGGCCACCATGTACTCGCCGTTGTAGTACTGCCAGAGCCTCTCGAGTTCAGCGGTGGACAAGCTGAGTGATGGTCCCAGGAGGGGATCGCTGATCAGGAACCGTCCCGCGCTGTAGCCGTATACGGTGCGGAAGTGTGCCACGTTGCTCCCCACCTTCAGACGCTGCTGAAGCACCACAGGAAAGCCGCGGGACACGAGTTCACGCAGGACACCGGCGTCTCCGGCGTAGCGGATGACGCTGCGGAGCCCGAACCGGCCGAGGTAGGCCG is from Deinococcus malanensis and encodes:
- a CDS encoding MarR family winged helix-turn-helix transcriptional regulator, which translates into the protein MISDSTRSSASASTLEHQTYLALQGLALGLKDETEQLLKNEGLTLTQLNVLRILRGSGEDALTCGDIAGRLLNKDPDVTRLLDRMEKQGLIERARSAHDRRVLLTRLSPQGRETVARLDAPLMDLHRRQFQHLPPERLRLLLDLLGEATRTEVT
- a CDS encoding PepSY-associated TM helix domain-containing protein, whose product is MQRAVLNDFHRGRDAGPLWSWLIDLSGVFLTVVSLTGLALLVFLKKIRAGALITLVAGGVIMVGLMHFGV
- a CDS encoding C39 family peptidase, producing MVRRPLLLCFMTLAVIPGSALAAPASVTLKNIRHEHQGPDNCAPVTAMTLLGYYGTRVTQAQAAEAMKDSRGDPQVTSLELAAYLGRFGLRSVIRYAGDAGVLRELVSRGFPVVLQQRLKVGSNVAHFRTVYGYSAGRFLISDPLLGPSLSLSTAELERLWQYYNGEYMVAYPPAREAQVQAALGNDFDLLSNWQHARQHGMEDVKVRPNDPYAWWGLAKANLRLGNIQVATTQFDRAVSLGVPTIYYLYRQEAFEAWTKAGQHQKTLEWTTRALKAYPESKELVRFRNLAKSALEG
- a CDS encoding Sec-independent protein translocase subunit TatA/TatB, whose product is MDIGLIALVATLVFGPRKIPELGRSLGQGIREFRRGTLDLKRDLALTVTDDQRVRNGPV
- a CDS encoding DoxX family protein → MTIAPTTARTPLQRVDLALTILRVVIGVIFIAHGYQKIFMYTLPGTTGAFTQMGIPLPGLAAPAIAFIELLGGAALIAGLGTRIAAALLALNMLGAIVLVHLKAGFFNPNGVEFPLALLAATVALALTGAGAYALDARLNKRA